The genomic stretch ACTTTAAAATCTGAAGGAAAAGCTTTGGCTAAAAAGAAAATCACTTTAACTGTCAAAGGTAAAACTTTCAAAGCTAAAACCAATTCAAAAGGTGTGGCTACAATTAAAGTTAAACTTAATAAAAGAGGAACTTTCAAGTACAAAGTGAAATTCGCTGGTGATGGAGCTTACAAAGCAATCAGTAAAAAAGGTAAAATTGTAATCAAAAAATAGGGATTAATTTCTCTATTTTATTTTTTTTTAAGATTTTCTCATTTTTTCAAACTTTTTGGAAAAACTTATATTATTATTTTTAATAAATATATTATCTAAATAATAAAATATTATTAAAAATTATTAAGGTAGGACAATGATTAATAAAAAATTTTTTCTAATTATTTTAACATTTGTTCTCATCATTAATGTTAGTATGGTCTTTGCTGAAGACACTAATGATTTAAATCAAACTACTGATGATACGGACATATTATCTATTGATGATGAGAGTGTTGGCTTGCAGGAGATTGAATCGTCTTCTGTCGATGAAAAATTATCTGATTCTCATGAAGATATTTTAAAAGATGGGGTCATAAGCGACGACATCCCTCTTGTTGAGAAAGGTGTTGTTTCAGGAGGTGTGGATTTAACAGCTACACATCCATGGGCGCCTAGTGATAGTGTTAACGGTAATCACGGTGGAATAACTTATTTAATACCGTCAGAAGCCACTGACATTAAGTTCGCATATGTTTATGTTAATATTTATGCGGGAAGTGCACAGCCAACTTATGATATAATTGCAAATACTACTATAACCACTGCTAATGCCACTTCTACTCATTCAGAATATTTATGGTATCCAAATGGGGTAATTGACGGTACAAGATTTGTTTTAAATGATTATATAGATAAAGTCTATTCTGATTATATGATCTTTTATAATATAACAGATATTGTTCAAGGATTGAATGGGACTTCAGTGTCTGTTGATGTTCTTTCCCTGCCTGGAAGCAAACAATTCGACGGCAGAATTAAGTTGGTATCTTTAATTCTTGCATATGATGATGGTGATGATGATGAGGTCTTCTACCAGTTCAATGCAGGTCAAGCATGGACTAATGCCAAGACCGGTGTTTCTTTTGATGCAGGTGAAATTGAATTAGGGGAAAATGGTAAAGCAACTCTTACAAATATTGGACTTTCAAGCAATGATGCGTTTTATGAGTTGAATGGTATGCCTCTAATTTCTCAGGAGGATTATGGAGATGTTTACATTGATGGAAGTTATTACCAATATCACGAGTGGGATTTAACTGACCTATTTGAACCTGAGTTTTATTTGGAATGCACAGCCAGTTCTTCCGGATGGGCTTCATTTAAAGAAGCCATGTCCCTTTTGGTCGTTGACAACAGCTTTTATTCTAGAGATGATGCTGGTAGCGATGAACTCTCATTCAGAACAGAGTATTCATTAGGTACCACTCCAATCATCCTTGTTTATGCAGGTACCAATAATACCATAACAGCTTCCGTTAAAGTGAATAACGCAGGAAATTATAACCTTAAGTTATTGGCTGATGGTGTGGAAGTGGATAGCGTTAACGTTAATTTGCAAAAATTGGTGGCTACAACCGTTCATCTCACTGATCCTACAATCAGGGCTGTTGATAAAAACACTGATTATAAGGCAAATCATGATAAAACTAATTACACTTTATTATTGTATTATGATGGGGAAATAGTCAATTCGTTTTCAAGTCTCATTCCGGTTCTCTACAATGGTCTTTTAAGTAAAGATCTCGCATATGAATCAGGTTATGACATTCCATTCTCATACAATGCTTCAATCACTGGAGATATTGTAGTTGATGTTAAAGATGAGAACACATACTTGAATAGAAAAGATTTAAACAGAACAGATGTTTGGAATCTGGAATTGCCTAGCGGTTCTAATCTTGTTAGGGCATTTATTTATGTTCCTTATAATTACTATATTCCAAATTATCTCAATAACATTACTGAAGATGAAAATCTGATTGAGGCCACATTCAACGGAAACAAATTGAACGTATGCGGATATTATAGGGATCAATCCAATATTCTTCATGCATTTACAACTGAATATCCTTATGCAGTATATGGATATGGTGTTTTCATTTATGATGTGACTGACTATCTTAGAAATGGTGACAATACATTGTTCCTCAAGAAATTTGATGAATATCCTGCATTAAATCCAAGCACCCTGGTATACATGTATAACATGACAGGTAGCGATACTGTAAAATTTATTTATATAGACAATACTGCAGATATTCTTGAAAACTCTTACAATGTGGCCAACAGGCCAGTCGAATTGAATACCAGATTCAATGTCAGTTCCGAATTGGTTCAATCTGCGGACCTTTACGTTTTTGCTGCAACAGACGATTCCGGTGATGATGCATACATTGTTTTTAATGGTGAAAAAACCAAATGGACAATTGAAGGCAGACAAACCTCTTTTAAAAAGTTAAATATTAAAAGAACAGTTAAGGATATCAACAATGTCACTGTTGGTGCCTATTCCAATATGCCGGGGTACAGAATCTTTGCATTGCAGCAAATAATGGTGTTAACCAAAAAAATACAGACTTCTGTTTCTTCAATAAACACTGAATATGATAATGTTGTCTTTGCGGGCAATTCTAACAAAGTATACATCGAAATTAAAAACACAAGAAGTGGCGAGTTTACAGTTAAGCTGTATGCGGATGATGTCTTCATAGGTTCACAGGATATTATTCTAAATGGAAAAAGCACTACAATATCATTAATTGACCCAACAATCAGGCCGATTGATGAAAATACAGTTTATGGTGCTACTAATGATAAAGTCAACTACACTGCTCAAATAATATTCAATGGGGAAAAGATTAGTTCATATTCAATTAATGCTCCTATATTATATGATGGTTACTTGGGAAAAGATTTATCCTATCCTTCAAATGCATTTAATCCTTTCTTTAATGGAACAATAACCGGAGATATTGTAATTGATATCAAGGATTACAATTCCTATCTGGATAATTACGGCACTTCCAGGACAGATGCATGGACTGTAACCTTGCCTGCCAATTCCGCCCTTGTAAAATCATTAATATATGTGCCTTATAATTACTTCAACCCTAATGAAGGATTAACCGAAAATTTAAGCATGTTTTCAACAAGATTCAATGATGTTGAAATAACTCCTATTATGCTGTACAGGGATCAAATCAACTTTGGAAGAGAAGCTGACTATGGATATGGTGTCTTGGTTTATGATGTAAGCCAATTAATTAAGGCAGGTTCCAATTCATTTGCTTTAACTAAAAAATCAAACATTCCATTTGTTTATCCGTCAACCCTAATTTATATGTACAATACAACAGGAAGCAAAACCATTAAGGATGTTTACATTTCAAATGATGCAGATTTGCTCTCTTTCGTTGATTTCAATGATTTGAATAGGGAAGTTAAGGTGGATTCTGTATTTAATGTTAACTCTAGTGGGAAAGTAGATGCTAAACTGTATATTTTTGCTGCTGGTGCTCAAAAGGGTGAAGGTAATGTTATTTTCAATAACATGTTAAATGAAGATGTTTGGAATGGAAATTCCAATTCCACAGATTTGTATGTCTTAGATGTCACCAATTCAATTGGGGATGCCAATTCAGTATCATTTATTTCAACCAATTCTTATTTATTGGCATTGCAACAGATTATTGTAATTACTAAAGAAGCTCCTAAGGAGGACGATACTTCTACAAACACTACTCCGGGAGATTCCACTAATCCTGATACCAATAAACAAGGCACTGCTAAAGTAACCAAAAAAGCAACTAAAATAACTGCTAAAAAGAAAAAATTCAAGGCAAAAACCAAAATTAAAAAATACTCAATTACCTTAAAATCCGGTAATAAAGCTGTTAAAAAGGTTAAAGTTACTATTAAAATAGGTAAGAAAACTTACACTGCAAAAACCAACAGTAAGGGTAAAGCAACCTTTAAAATTAAGAAACTAACCAAAAAAGGCAAATATAATGCAGTTATTAAGTTTAAAGGAAACAGTGCTTACAAAGCATCAAGTAAAAAAGTGAAAATAACTATTAAATAGAGATTTATTTCTCTATTTATTCTATTTTTTAATAAAATATTTTAATTGATTTGGCTAAAACTATCTTCATGAAAGTTTTTGGAATCTGTGCAAGTCCCCGTAAGAGCACAACAGAATATATTTTAACACAGGCACTAAAAAAATTAAATTGTGAAACAGAAATGTTTACATGTAATGGTAAAGATTTAAAGCCATGTCTTCATTGTGACTATTGTCTTGAAAACAAGAAATGCATCATACAGGACGATATGGGTGAGGTATATGAGAATCTTCAAAGCGCTGACGGAATCATTCTGGCAACTCCCGTGCAATCCGGATCAATATCAGCAAACCTCTCAATAATTATGGACAGGACACGGGCATTGGAAGCTATTGATTATAATTTGCTAAGAGGAAAAATCGGAATGAGCATTGCAGTTGGAGGGGACCGAACCGGCGGGCAGGATTTCGCCCACATGTCAAATATAACTTACTTCATGATACATGGTATCATTCCTGTCAGTGGAGGACCATTCGGTTCCAATTTGGGAGCATCTTTCTGGTCACAGGATTCAATAGATGAAATTAAAAAAGACGAGTATGGAATGGAGTCATTAAACAGGACTTTGCGGGAATTTGAAAATTTCCTAAATAAATATATTTAAATATCAAAATCAATTTATATTAATAATAACTGATTTTTAAGGTTAGATTATGGCAAATAAGTTAGTAAGGGGTAGTTTGATAATTCTTATAGGTAACATTATCTTCCGTTTGGGAGGTTATGTCTATCGTTTTTTAATGGCGATACTCCTAGGGCCTACCGCTTATGGTATTTTGGGAATTACTCTGCCGTTTCAAGGAATTTTCCAGACATTATCTGCAGGAGGTCTTCCTCCAGCTATTGCAAAATATGTTGCGGAATATGAAGCCGTTGATGAAAAGGATATGGCTCGTCAAACCATCTATACGGCCTTGAAGATAATGGTATTTCTGGGACTGTTCTTTGGAGTGCTGATGATATTTGTTGTAGCACCTTGGCTTGCCTACAACTATCTTGGAAAGCCTGCTGCATTGGTTCCTTTGCAGATTGTCGGTTTAATCACTCCTTTCAGTGTTATTGTTGGCGCTTTTAGAGGAGCATTCCAGGGAGTTTACAAGATGGAGTATATTGTATATACTCGTGCTGTTGAGCAACTCGGTATGATTTTATGTGCTACTGCATTTGTCTTAATTGGTCTTTCAACCGTGGGGGCATTGTGGGGTACTGTTTTAGGTTATTCCCTATCAGTTGTTGCTGCAGTATATATTTTCAAATTCCATATGGGCAAATACATTCCAAAAGCTAGTGATGATTTTATTTTTACCAGAAAAGACGAGTTAAAACTTGCAGGAACCTTAGTTAAGTTTTCAATACCTGTTATTATCACTGCTATTGCAGAAATGCTTATCTATAACATTTGTACCATTGTTATGGGCAGATTTTTAACCTTTGCTGACATAGGATTTTTCGCTGCGGCCGATCCTATAGCACGTTTGCCGTTAATCATATCCATTTCCATTGCAACTACAATTTTACCTGCTTCATCCGAGGCTTTCAAGCTTAAGGATACCAGTTCTTTGCAAAAATATGTTTCTGAAGCTTATAAATTGTCATTGTTGTTTGTTGTTCCGATGTGTGTTGGCCTGGCGCTCTTTGCTTCCCCTACATTAAGGATTTTGTACTTTAAGAATCCGGCTTATGTTGCAGGGGCATCAGCACTGGCAATCCTGTCAATCGGTATGACATTCTATTCAATATTTGCTATTTCAACCAGTATCATTCAGGGTATTGGTAATCCAAGAATTCCAATGTATATTTTAGTTGGCGGAGCAATTGTTACCGGTGTCTTGAATTGGATTATGGTTCCTACCATGGGTATTGCAGGCGGTGCACTCGCTACCAGTATCGCATGCTTGCTGATGATGATTCCATGTGTGTATTTTGTATTCAGGTTAACTAAAACAAAGTCACCAACAGCTTCAATCGTTAAAATAATTGTTGCGTCATTGATTATGGGTGTTTTTGCATTTTTCATTCCAAAAACCACATTATGGTTATTCCCAGGAATCTTTGCATGTGTTGTAGTTTATTTCTTTGCATTGATATTGGTCAAATTCTTCCAAAAGGATGATATCGAAAGCTTAAGAAGGTTTTCATCTAAATTCGGACCATTGGCTAAGATTGCAGATAAGCTTTTAAATTTCGTTGAAAAATTGGAATTCAGAGACTGATTTTTCGATATGAATTTTTTTTTGAAATTATTTTCGAGTTTAATAATTTGAATCAAATAGTAAATTTATTTAAATAAGATAAATAAATATATTATCATTATATTTCGGGGGATTTTATATGACTGATGTGAGTGCAGGTGTTGAATATAAGATTAATGTAGACGGCAACTCATTTTTGCTTGACAGTAAAAAATACAATTTGTTAGAATCTATTTTAGAAACAGGTTCTCTAACAGCAGCTGCTAAGGAAATAAATGTTTCTTATAGAACTGCATTAAATTATATTGAAAAAATCGAGTCAACACTTGATGTTAAAGTTGTAAATACCACTAAAGGTGGAAAAGGCGGAGGTGGAGGAACCTCATTAACTGAAGAGGGTTACTCTATCCTAAAAGAATGTAAAAAGATTAATGCTATTATGGAACTTCACAAAGATGTGAATGAGATTGAAGCTGAAATTGTGGATATTAATGATGTCAAAGGCGTAATGACCATTAAGATGAATGAGTTTGAGATTAATGCTCCATTAAATAGGAATTATGAAGTTGGCGATCATATACTGGCTTTAATCAGTTATGACAATATCTTTTTGATGCTGGAACCACAAACCTCAAGTATTCGTAATATTTTAAAAGGCCAAATTGTTGAAATGAAACTTGAAGGCGAAATCATTCGTGTTAAGGTCAATGTTGGCGGCGTTATTTTATGCAGTGACATTACAGTTTCAGCGGAAAAAGAATTGAATCTCAATATTGGTAAGGAAATTTATATTGGATTTAAGGCTATGTCTGTTGCTACTTTAAAGTTATAGGTGATTATCATGCCGTTGCAGATTTTAGTTGATGAGGAGAAATGTATTGGTTGCGGAGAGTGTGCGGAGATTTGCCCCAAGTCTGCTAAAATTTGGAAAGTTGACAGGGTTGCACATATATTGGATTTGAGATATTGTCATGTCTGTACAATATGTGCAATGAAATGCCCTACAGATTGCATTACAATTATACGTCCGGGTGAAGATGCCTGAATTATTGAAGCTAAAATTAATTATTTTATAGGTTAGATCATGTCAAGAATTTCAAATCTTTCAAGAAAAACATCAGAAACTGATATTACAGTAAAAATGAATTTGGATGGTAAGGGAGTTTATAACATATCCACTGGTGTAAACTTCTTTAATCACATGTTGGAATCATTTTCCAAGCATTCCATGATTGATTTGGGCATCAAAGCAGTGGGAGATGTTGAAATTGATGACCACCACACTATTGAAGATGTGGGAATTATTTTAGGTGAGGCGTTTCTAGAGGCTATTGGCGATAAGAAGGGCATAAAAAGAATGGCCCATGCAATTGTTCCGATGGATGAATCCGTATCCACTGTTGCAGTTGATATAAGCGGCCGCAGCTATTGCAACATGAAATTGGATTTTAAAAATGAAAAGATAGGTGACATGACCTCCGATATTGTCATTCACTTTTTTGAGTCATTCGCTTCCAGTGCAAAATTAAACATTTACGGTACAGTTGAAGGTGCAAACGATCACCACAAGGCTGAAGCGGTATTCAAGGCATTTGCAAAGGCTTTAAAGGAAGCTATTAAAATAGAGCATGATCAGATTCCTTCTACAAAAGGAGTCATATAACTCCTTTTTTAATTTTTTCAACTTGATTAAATCGTTAAATAATTAAATTCTATTAAATTGGGCCTAATTATATTTTAGTTTTATTTATTGAAGTTTTTTTTAGGACTGTTATTTCTTTTCTGATTTTCTTGTTATTTTAACTAGTTTATTTTATTTTAAATTATTTTTTTTTTAATTTCATGTAAATTGTTTTTACTTTGGAATATTGACTTAAACTTGTAAAATTGCTTTCATTTACAACAAAAACTATTTAAAATCTAAAATTGAATGTTTTGCTTGATATTTGTTTATATTATTCTAAATAAGAATATATTCAAATTAATGGGAGGTATAAATAATCTCTTAATCGGCTTAAAGAATATATTATCGGTGTTTTAAAAAATAAAGAAATTATTGTGAGGTATAGTTAATTGAAGAGTTTTGATATTAATGAGGTATTGTTCAAGATTATGGAAACTTATTTATAGTATACTGAGTATACCATATATTTGAGGAATCAAAATGATGACTAAAACTATTAAAATATCCGAAAAAACACATAAATTATTGTCTGAACTTGCATCTAAAAATGAAACTTTCAATGATGTAATCTCTTTTTTAATCAATTATTATTATGAAAATGAAGAGTTTAGTGATGAAGAAGCGAAATATTACAATGAGCAAATCGAAAAATTTGAAAATGGAAACAGGGATGATGTATCTAAAGTCACTTTATCTGATTTAGAAAAACGAATATCAAAATTAGAAAAAGAGCTTAAAAAATGACATATGAATTATTTGAACATGACCGTGTAAAAAAATTTTTCAAAAAACACAAAAAAGACAAAGCATTACTATTAAGGATTACTAAAAAATATTTTGAGATTTTAAATAATCCGTATCATTCAGAATTCATCGAATTAAATAGTGTTAAATGCCCTAAATGCCATAGGGCCAGGGTTGGAAATTATAGAATAATTTTTTATGTTTCCGATAATCATCATCAAATTGAAATTATTGATATAATCAAACGTAAAACTGATTATAGATTATTTTAAATATTTTTTTAATTCTTAGGAATTATATCAAAATATTTTCATGTTACTCTTTTTAACAAATAAAATGATTTAAGGTATATTTTAACATAGTGAGGGCATCGTTAATTGGTGATGTTTAAAAAATAAAAAAATGAAAGTAGCAAAATTATGCTACTTATTCTGGTTTAGAGATTAAGTCTGTTTTACAACCTGGGTTTCCTTCTTTCATGTGAGGGGTTCTTAAAACAGTATCATTTGCTTTTTCAATGTCTCTTGCTTCTTGAGCTAATTTAGCAGCGCATGCAGCAATTTCGTGAGCAGCAGCTACTAAAGGAATGAAGTTTTCGTAACCTTTGGTCATGAAACATCCTTTCATGTCTAAGTTTGCAACGGATCCAGCCATTTCGTATGCAGCAATAGCTTTTGCTTTTGCGTATGGGTTTGCAAATCCGCCAGCTTCTGCAGCTTTTTCAGCAGTAATAATGAGTTTAGGTAATTCGATTTCACCTGCTTCTGCTTGTGCGATTACGTCGTCAATGGTTTTTTGGACTAATCTTAATGCACCGGTTTCAGCGAGTACTTTTAAGATGTCAGAGTTGAAAATAGCCATTTCAGTTGGGTCTAACCATTCTCTTTTTGCACCAATCATTGGGTCAGACATTACAATAATGTAACCTAAGCCTTGTTCGTCCATTTCATCTTTTTTACCTTTACCAGGTGCGTCACCAACGATGATAGCAGGGATGTCTTTTTCAGATAATAATTCTCTTGCTTTAGCTGGTCCAGGTGCTCCTGGGTTTGGGCTAATGAAGATTGCAAAATCAGGTTCGAAAGCGTCTATTTTAGGAACAACGTCTTCGACTTGTTCTGGGTTCATTTTTGCTCCAGATCCAAAGGTTCTTACATCGATGTTTGGTCTGTCTGCTCTTTCGTCTAACAAAAGGTCAATTACTGGTGAAGTACCAATATTACCACTTTTAATAATAGCAATTTTAACTACCATAATTTTATCTCCTTATTTGATAATTAATTCTTTAATCAGAAAACTATTTAAATTTTATTATTTGAAAATTTTAATCATTAATTATTTTTTTATCTAAATAATGTTCAATGAAATAAAAGTAATATTAAATAGTTGAATATTGTATAAAATAAGTTGAATTCTTTGATAGAAGAAGTAAATCATGTTCAAAAAATATGCACGATACAAACCTAAAATAATCATGTATTTTGATGAAATTTTTAAAAATAGAATTGAGTGGTTCCGACGAGACTCGAACTCGTGATCCCCTCCTTGTAAGGGAGGTATCATACCACTAGACCACGGAACCAACAAACATTATTATGAATTTACTATTATATAAAACTTTCTATTTTTCAAATTTCAACTAAGAAAATTTTATAAAATACTTACTATATATTAATTATTATAATAAAAAATGATGTGATAAAATGGCTTGGGATGACAAAGCAACAAAAGTATGGGTAGATGGTGAATTCGTAGAATGGAAAGATGCAAATATATCAGTACTCTCACACGTAGTTCACTATGGAACAAGTGTATTTGAAGGTATAAGAGCATACTCAAATGAAAAAGGAGTAGCTGTATACCGTCTTGAAGAACATGTCCAAAGATTATTTGACTCAGCAAAAATATACAAAATGGACATACCATTCACTCAAGAGGAAATTGCAGAAGCAATACTTGAAACAGTTCGCATAAATGGCCTAAACGGATGTTACATCCGTCCAATAGTATTTAGAGGATATGGAGAACTTGGAGTAAACCCATTAGGATGTCCTGTTAATGTTGCAATTGCTGCATGGGAATGGGGATCATATCTTGGTGAAGAAGGAATGGAAAACGGAGTAGACATTGGTGTATCATCATGGAGAAAACCGGCACCGGACACTTTCCCTACACTTGCAAAATGTGGAGCAAACTACATGAACTCACAACTTGCAAAACTCGAAGCAATCGACAACGGATTTGATGAAGCAATCATGCTTGACTATGAAGGACACGTTTCAGAAGGAAGTGGAGAAAACATATTCTTAGTTGAAGGAGAAACATTACACACTCCTACAATGGCATCATCTAACCTCAGAGGAATTACAAGAGACTCCATCATGACTATCGCTCGTGATTTAGGCTATGAAGTAGTTGAAGAAACAATCTCAAGAGAAAGATTATACATTGCAGATGAAGTATTCTTCACAGGAACTGCAGCTGAAGTAACTCCAATCCGTTCAATCGATCACAGAACAATAGGAATCGGAAAAAGAGGGCCTGTCTCAGAAAAAATACAAAAAGCATTCTTTGATATTGTAGAAGCTAAAGTAGAAGACAAATATGATTGGTTAACTTACATCTAAGCGGTGTAGAATATGGATATACTTCAGGGAATTATTATCGGCATAGTTCAGGGATTGACTGAATTCCTGCCGGTCAGTAGTTCAGCGCACTTAGTTTTTATTCAAAATCTTTTAGGTGTTGAAAGCTCTCTTGCTTTCGATACATTCCTTCACTTAGGAACCTTAATAGCAGTATTGTGGTTTTTCAGGTATGATATTTACAAAATGCTTAAATCATGGTGGTTAAGTATTGGAGATATCTTGCAAGGAAGATTTAAGGAAGGCTTTTACGATGACCCTTACAAGAGACTTGCATGGTATGTAATTCTTGCAACAGTTCCTGTCGGCATTGTTGGAGTGCTGTTTGAAGACTCTGTAGATGCATTGTTTGCAGGTGCATTATATGTTCCGGCTTTCTTTTTGTTTGTAACAGGTACTATTTTGTATTTGTCTCAAAGAATGACCAGCGGTGAGATAAATTACAATACAATAACTAAAAAAGAAGCATTATTCATGGGACTGGGTCAAGCTTGTGCAATATTGCCTGGACTTTCACGTTCAGGTACAACAATCGCAGCAGGTTTAACAATAGGTCTTGATAAGGAATTTGCAGCAAAATTCAGTTTTATATTATCAATTCCTGCGATTTTCGGTGCATTCGTATTACAACTAAAAGATATAGGTTCTGCATTGGATGTAAACTTCCTTCCGGTATTTTTAGGTTTTATTGCAGCTATTATTGCAGGATACTTGGCTATCAAGTGGATGCTTGACTTGATACAGAATAGAAGCTTG from Methanobrevibacter sp. encodes the following:
- a CDS encoding TOBE domain-containing protein, translated to MTDVSAGVEYKINVDGNSFLLDSKKYNLLESILETGSLTAAAKEINVSYRTALNYIEKIESTLDVKVVNTTKGGKGGGGGTSLTEEGYSILKECKKINAIMELHKDVNEIEAEIVDINDVKGVMTIKMNEFEINAPLNRNYEVGDHILALISYDNIFLMLEPQTSSIRNILKGQIVEMKLEGEIIRVKVNVGGVILCSDITVSAEKELNLNIGKEIYIGFKAMSVATLKL
- a CDS encoding type II toxin-antitoxin system RelE/ParE family toxin, which codes for MTYELFEHDRVKKFFKKHKKDKALLLRITKKYFEILNNPYHSEFIELNSVKCPKCHRARVGNYRIIFYVSDNHHQIEIIDIIKRKTDYRLF
- a CDS encoding 4Fe-4S binding protein, which encodes MPLQILVDEEKCIGCGECAEICPKSAKIWKVDRVAHILDLRYCHVCTICAMKCPTDCITIIRPGEDA
- a CDS encoding branched-chain amino acid transaminase produces the protein MAWDDKATKVWVDGEFVEWKDANISVLSHVVHYGTSVFEGIRAYSNEKGVAVYRLEEHVQRLFDSAKIYKMDIPFTQEEIAEAILETVRINGLNGCYIRPIVFRGYGELGVNPLGCPVNVAIAAWEWGSYLGEEGMENGVDIGVSSWRKPAPDTFPTLAKCGANYMNSQLAKLEAIDNGFDEAIMLDYEGHVSEGSGENIFLVEGETLHTPTMASSNLRGITRDSIMTIARDLGYEVVEETISRERLYIADEVFFTGTAAEVTPIRSIDHRTIGIGKRGPVSEKIQKAFFDIVEAKVEDKYDWLTYI
- the hisB gene encoding imidazoleglycerol-phosphate dehydratase HisB, encoding MSRISNLSRKTSETDITVKMNLDGKGVYNISTGVNFFNHMLESFSKHSMIDLGIKAVGDVEIDDHHTIEDVGIILGEAFLEAIGDKKGIKRMAHAIVPMDESVSTVAVDISGRSYCNMKLDFKNEKIGDMTSDIVIHFFESFASSAKLNIYGTVEGANDHHKAEAVFKAFAKALKEAIKIEHDQIPSTKGVI
- a CDS encoding flippase; its protein translation is MANKLVRGSLIILIGNIIFRLGGYVYRFLMAILLGPTAYGILGITLPFQGIFQTLSAGGLPPAIAKYVAEYEAVDEKDMARQTIYTALKIMVFLGLFFGVLMIFVVAPWLAYNYLGKPAALVPLQIVGLITPFSVIVGAFRGAFQGVYKMEYIVYTRAVEQLGMILCATAFVLIGLSTVGALWGTVLGYSLSVVAAVYIFKFHMGKYIPKASDDFIFTRKDELKLAGTLVKFSIPVIITAIAEMLIYNICTIVMGRFLTFADIGFFAAADPIARLPLIISISIATTILPASSEAFKLKDTSSLQKYVSEAYKLSLLFVVPMCVGLALFASPTLRILYFKNPAYVAGASALAILSIGMTFYSIFAISTSIIQGIGNPRIPMYILVGGAIVTGVLNWIMVPTMGIAGGALATSIACLLMMIPCVYFVFRLTKTKSPTASIVKIIVASLIMGVFAFFIPKTTLWLFPGIFACVVVYFFALILVKFFQKDDIESLRRFSSKFGPLAKIADKLLNFVEKLEFRD
- a CDS encoding DUF3344 domain-containing protein; translation: MINKKFFLIILTFVLIINVSMVFAEDTNDLNQTTDDTDILSIDDESVGLQEIESSSVDEKLSDSHEDILKDGVISDDIPLVEKGVVSGGVDLTATHPWAPSDSVNGNHGGITYLIPSEATDIKFAYVYVNIYAGSAQPTYDIIANTTITTANATSTHSEYLWYPNGVIDGTRFVLNDYIDKVYSDYMIFYNITDIVQGLNGTSVSVDVLSLPGSKQFDGRIKLVSLILAYDDGDDDEVFYQFNAGQAWTNAKTGVSFDAGEIELGENGKATLTNIGLSSNDAFYELNGMPLISQEDYGDVYIDGSYYQYHEWDLTDLFEPEFYLECTASSSGWASFKEAMSLLVVDNSFYSRDDAGSDELSFRTEYSLGTTPIILVYAGTNNTITASVKVNNAGNYNLKLLADGVEVDSVNVNLQKLVATTVHLTDPTIRAVDKNTDYKANHDKTNYTLLLYYDGEIVNSFSSLIPVLYNGLLSKDLAYESGYDIPFSYNASITGDIVVDVKDENTYLNRKDLNRTDVWNLELPSGSNLVRAFIYVPYNYYIPNYLNNITEDENLIEATFNGNKLNVCGYYRDQSNILHAFTTEYPYAVYGYGVFIYDVTDYLRNGDNTLFLKKFDEYPALNPSTLVYMYNMTGSDTVKFIYIDNTADILENSYNVANRPVELNTRFNVSSELVQSADLYVFAATDDSGDDAYIVFNGEKTKWTIEGRQTSFKKLNIKRTVKDINNVTVGAYSNMPGYRIFALQQIMVLTKKIQTSVSSINTEYDNVVFAGNSNKVYIEIKNTRSGEFTVKLYADDVFIGSQDIILNGKSTTISLIDPTIRPIDENTVYGATNDKVNYTAQIIFNGEKISSYSINAPILYDGYLGKDLSYPSNAFNPFFNGTITGDIVIDIKDYNSYLDNYGTSRTDAWTVTLPANSALVKSLIYVPYNYFNPNEGLTENLSMFSTRFNDVEITPIMLYRDQINFGREADYGYGVLVYDVSQLIKAGSNSFALTKKSNIPFVYPSTLIYMYNTTGSKTIKDVYISNDADLLSFVDFNDLNREVKVDSVFNVNSSGKVDAKLYIFAAGAQKGEGNVIFNNMLNEDVWNGNSNSTDLYVLDVTNSIGDANSVSFISTNSYLLALQQIIVITKEAPKEDDTSTNTTPGDSTNPDTNKQGTAKVTKKATKITAKKKKFKAKTKIKKYSITLKSGNKAVKKVKVTIKIGKKTYTAKTNSKGKATFKIKKLTKKGKYNAVIKFKGNSAYKASSKKVKITIK
- a CDS encoding flavodoxin family protein yields the protein MKVFGICASPRKSTTEYILTQALKKLNCETEMFTCNGKDLKPCLHCDYCLENKKCIIQDDMGEVYENLQSADGIILATPVQSGSISANLSIIMDRTRALEAIDYNLLRGKIGMSIAVGGDRTGGQDFAHMSNITYFMIHGIIPVSGGPFGSNLGASFWSQDSIDEIKKDEYGMESLNRTLREFENFLNKYI
- a CDS encoding F420-dependent methylenetetrahydromethanopterin dehydrogenase, translated to MVVKIAIIKSGNIGTSPVIDLLLDERADRPNIDVRTFGSGAKMNPEQVEDVVPKIDAFEPDFAIFISPNPGAPGPAKARELLSEKDIPAIIVGDAPGKGKKDEMDEQGLGYIIVMSDPMIGAKREWLDPTEMAIFNSDILKVLAETGALRLVQKTIDDVIAQAEAGEIELPKLIITAEKAAEAGGFANPYAKAKAIAAYEMAGSVANLDMKGCFMTKGYENFIPLVAAAHEIAACAAKLAQEARDIEKANDTVLRTPHMKEGNPGCKTDLISKPE